In Stieleria varia, one genomic interval encodes:
- a CDS encoding MraY family glycosyltransferase, with amino-acid sequence MLWLILGSLGLSLATSLVLVPVVRWLAHLVGIVDAPDAERKLHRKPIALGGGVAVLVSVFVAFAAVISYDRYWGGFELEYIQARWYGLFFCAGAMLLVGLVDDKWNMRGRQKLLAQILIISVMIGTGTVVESINLFGYQFNLGPLAYPVTVLWLLIAVNALNLIDGADGVATTAGIFISLGLAVLSWQHGSIMAALVAFCLAGSLIGFLNYNRPPASIFLGDAGSMVIGLFVGVLAVWSSMKSPTLLASAPVAILAIPLFDSSAAVLRRWLTGRSIYATDRAHLHHLLEAKFGHHGMLLMVAGLCTFTTVLAILSTYLKMPWLSGLGVVMALGVLVFTRSFGHAEFRLVVIRLSSLCRSFLISPKTCEDGKTQSSVPLQGTGNWESIWNPLVQFAKERDFARIKIDLNLAWLHEGYHANWSAVRLPDRVRQLQLKIPLFAYPRGKTELICIGRLEVILRGDDPKAYSKLSELAERLMVLRPQIDELLTALESTGSDETESRSSVGVADPLSVV; translated from the coding sequence ATGCTGTGGCTAATTCTCGGATCGTTGGGCCTCTCTCTGGCCACTTCACTGGTACTGGTGCCAGTGGTCCGATGGCTTGCCCATTTGGTCGGGATCGTCGATGCGCCTGACGCCGAACGAAAGTTGCATCGTAAACCGATTGCGTTGGGTGGTGGGGTGGCGGTACTGGTTTCGGTCTTTGTTGCCTTTGCAGCGGTGATTTCCTATGACCGCTATTGGGGCGGGTTTGAACTGGAATATATCCAAGCTCGCTGGTACGGGCTTTTCTTCTGTGCCGGCGCGATGTTGTTGGTCGGGTTGGTCGACGACAAGTGGAACATGCGAGGGCGTCAAAAACTTCTCGCTCAGATCCTGATCATCAGCGTGATGATCGGGACGGGCACGGTGGTCGAGTCGATCAATCTGTTTGGCTACCAGTTTAACCTTGGCCCACTGGCCTATCCCGTTACGGTTCTGTGGTTGCTGATTGCAGTCAACGCGTTGAATCTGATCGACGGTGCCGACGGTGTGGCAACAACCGCTGGTATCTTCATCAGCTTGGGACTGGCAGTGCTGAGTTGGCAACACGGTTCCATCATGGCTGCATTGGTCGCGTTCTGTTTGGCGGGATCGTTGATCGGCTTTTTGAACTACAACCGCCCGCCCGCATCGATCTTTCTCGGTGATGCAGGCAGCATGGTCATCGGCTTGTTTGTGGGCGTTCTGGCCGTGTGGAGCAGCATGAAGAGTCCGACGCTATTGGCGTCGGCGCCGGTTGCCATTCTGGCGATTCCCCTGTTTGATTCCAGTGCCGCGGTGCTGCGACGTTGGCTGACGGGACGCAGTATCTACGCGACCGATCGTGCTCACTTGCATCATTTGCTGGAAGCAAAGTTTGGCCACCATGGAATGTTGTTGATGGTGGCAGGGTTATGCACGTTCACGACGGTGCTGGCAATCCTGTCAACGTATCTCAAGATGCCTTGGCTCTCGGGCTTGGGGGTCGTGATGGCGTTGGGAGTGTTGGTGTTTACTCGTTCCTTCGGTCACGCAGAATTCCGCTTGGTCGTGATCCGACTTTCCTCCCTTTGCCGATCCTTCTTGATCAGCCCCAAGACGTGTGAGGATGGGAAAACGCAGTCGAGTGTTCCTCTGCAGGGAACGGGCAACTGGGAGTCGATTTGGAACCCATTGGTTCAGTTTGCCAAAGAGCGGGATTTTGCACGGATCAAAATCGACCTCAACTTGGCATGGCTTCACGAAGGCTATCACGCCAATTGGTCTGCCGTTCGACTTCCTGACCGCGTTCGGCAGCTGCAGCTCAAGATTCCGCTTTTTGCTTACCCCCGCGGAAAGACCGAGTTGATCTGCATCGGACGACTGGAGGTCATTTTGCGTGGCGATGATCCGAAGGCTTACTCCAAACTGTCAGAGCTCGCCGAGCGACTGATGGTCTTGCGGCCGCAGATCGACGAGCTCTTGACGGCTCTTGAATCCACCGGTTCGGATGAAACGGAGAGTCGTTCGTCTGTCGGTGTTGCCGACCCCCTCTCTGTCGTCTGA
- the nusG gene encoding transcription termination/antitermination protein NusG — MPILPQEPDHYPADLLETEIALGTWWLLYTKSRQEKQLMRQLRRLELPHYGPQIAHRRRSPAGRVRTTYAPLFNNYVFLCGDNDSRYQAVCTGCVQKASEITDTPMLLNDLRQIRDLIEMGVPLSVESRLEPGQMVRVRNGAFAGFEGTVLRRDQETRLLVSVRFMDQGVSVKLDDCQLEPIGTLAK; from the coding sequence TTGCCAATCCTGCCTCAAGAACCAGACCATTATCCGGCCGATCTGTTGGAGACCGAGATCGCTTTGGGAACATGGTGGCTGCTGTACACCAAGTCGCGTCAAGAAAAACAGCTGATGCGGCAATTGCGGCGACTCGAGTTGCCGCACTATGGTCCACAGATTGCCCATCGCCGCCGCTCGCCCGCAGGCCGTGTGCGAACGACCTACGCGCCTCTATTCAATAACTACGTCTTTTTGTGCGGTGACAACGACTCGCGTTATCAAGCGGTTTGTACCGGTTGTGTTCAGAAAGCGTCCGAGATCACGGACACACCGATGCTGCTCAATGATCTTCGTCAAATTCGAGACTTGATCGAGATGGGCGTTCCGCTGTCGGTCGAAAGCCGACTGGAGCCGGGACAAATGGTGCGAGTTCGCAATGGAGCCTTCGCTGGGTTCGAAGGAACCGTGTTGCGACGTGACCAAGAAACTCGCTTGTTGGTCTCCGTGCGTTTCATGGATCAGGGCGTGAGTGTCAAGCTCGACGATTGCCAACTGGAGCCGATTGGAACGCTCGCCAAATGA